AACAAAACACAATACACAGCAGCAAATATGGTGAACGGTATTGATTCGAACAACGCTCCGAATTTTCCTGCAGAAAGTAAAGAAATCAACTCTTAAGGCACAAATACTAAAAGACCTGTTTAATATATTGTCACTCACCTAATATCGAAAAGAATATCATAAAGCCAGCCGAGATTTGAATGACCCTGCGGCTTCCAACACGAGTGCTTCCAAGAAGCCCCACATTTTCCCTGTTGTTTTACCAGGAATTAGTATAGAGTGGCAAAAAAAAGGATCATTTTCAGAACAATAAGCAACAATACTTACACAGAGACAGTTGAACCAGTCAGTGTTCCAAATAATCCATCCAAAAGGATTCCGATGCCTTGCCAACCAATACCACGGCTAAGAATATGAGCTGGAGGTGGTGTGGCACTCGCTAGGCGTGCAGCAGCCTTGTAAGAACCTGTTGACTGCCAAAGCAAACATTTTTAACTTTGAATCACTAAGTAATATATGTCTATTCAATTTATGAGTCAGAAATGGTTTAGGGACTCAACGTGTGATACCCGTGTATCTGTgctcttctcttctttttttctttaaacaaaaaaaaaaaaatttatgagtTTTCATATGAGTACCTCAATCAATGAGACTAAAACAGCAGCCATCATTCCAAAAGCATGACCAGCATCAAATGTAGGAGCACCCCATTGAAGAGGATAAGGAATCTTTATCCTGTATGAAAAATTTTCGGTTAGAATTCCATTGATTCAATCAGCAAATCTAGTGGGGGAACAGCTTTAGTACCATGGGGCAGAAGAAATGAGGTTGGCCTTGTCAGTTCTGCAATTTAATTGTGTTAACTCGGGACGATATTTGTATGCACCACTCGCTGTCAAGAGATGTGCATATGCCCAAATTACCGTGATCGATATAATGAGGGCAAACCGCTCCAGTATTGGCAGTTGCTTTGTGTGGAAATTCTTCAAGTACTGTTTTTGACGTAAAAGATAGAATCATACATATgatttcatatagcaaatggaaCTTGTAACCGGAAGAAATAGTAGTACCTGAGAGAAGGCTATAAATAGAATAAGCATTGGGATCCCAATTTCGACGCAGCGACCGACCTGATAGTGAGTTGATAACAAGCTAAGACGAAAACTTTTCATATAAGAATTCAAAATAGCTCAAAAGTTTCTATATTATACCACAGGGAAGCCTTTGTCAAACAAACCAAAGCCGACTAGTGCAATAACCGGAATCATTCCAAGGGGGCTAAAGAACCTAAAAATGGGGCAAAAACCATTCTCAACTTGTGTTTCTCTAGGATTTTGATATAGAAACTTCATTTAAGATCAAAATTGAACCTGGTGCAAATGGCCCACATCTGACTATACCCCAAGATAATTTGTATGCTTGATGCTACTATTAGTGCACCTTGGATGGCTCTCATAGTATATAGAAATCTCTGCATACACATCAAAAAAGGACATCAGCTCATGTCCTAAAGGAAAAATTATGCCTTCACACAAAGTTCATAGAATTGTACTAACCATATGGTTATCCTCAATGCTTAGCAAAGTAGTATCATGGATTATTGATATAATGGGAACCATGAAGGCATAAGACCCTCCAATAACAGTAGGTAATCGAGTTCCAAATagtgtttgtaaaagtgtattaATCCCTTCAACAAATAACAGTGTCTGCACCACTCTAACTTTATCATCCTAAAAACCATCATTAAAAGAATTTCATGTTGAATAcagtaataaagaaagggaatCAATGAAGAACATTGTAAATTTCACTGCTTACATCAGTTCCTCCCATTAAAGGAACAAGAAAAGAAGGGATCATCACAGCAGTTCCTAAGGCCAAAATGTAATGTTGAAACCCCAAAGCTATAGCTTCTCCTGCTTCCACCACCAAAACAGAGcgttacaaaaaaaaattacagTTGAAAAGATTTGAtctaaaatgggaaaaaaatgCACACCCCAAGAAGGATTTGAGTCAATGCAGTACTCTAGGCCTTGAAGTTGGTCCATTGGTGGGTGAGTTATTTCTTCAGGTTTTGGTTCTGCCATAGCTTTATGAAAAAATTCGTACTTTTTGCCTCTAAAACTCAAATGGGGTATTCACAAAATGAATCAAAGAATCGAATTTTAAGCTCAAACCAGAGTAAAACAGCTGAAAGTTCGAAACTTGAAGATTGAATATAAACTTATGCTATGAAACACAAAAAAAGAAGTAAAAATAAGTACTTTGCCGCTCAGTACTGAAGGATTTTTTCACTCTCTCTACTTTAACTTACGGAGCAGAGAGAGTTTGAGTTCtgtttttcagtttttttttctttttaatttttacacaGCTTTTGATTTTATATGCAGAAAAAGGTTCCGTTAACTTTATCTGGTATTCCGAAATTACCCCTTAAGCAACCAGCCAAAACGCAAATGTTACCGTTGGTCTTCTCATTATTAAATTTTTACAGCTCATTGTTTCTTTTAATTACTTTTCACATATTTATTATTCACCAAACCAAACCAATACAATATATAAGAGAAGGTATTACATTACACATTATCCTTATCTCTTCTTAATAGTTGAATCACAAATCAGATTTTGTTTCTGGTATTTTTAATTAGATTTAAACTTTTTCAGGAGAAAAAAAAATTACTATGATTTGTTATTCTCCTATtagaaaatgataaatataaCATGAAATCACAGTTTCATACAATCCCTTCTCtctatatacatatatagatATCTTATTGAAACTAGATTTGGTTTTGTTTATCAATAATTAGAGAATGTTTTTCCCTTCTGCATTTATTCTATGCAATGAAACTAGCTAATGAGAATGGCAAGGGTTCTAGATTAAATTTTATCATGTAAATTACGTGTAtaaattttctcttaaatttattttaattagagAATTTTATCTCTATTCTAAAATTTCATtagacttaaattttaatttaattaaaactaaatataattattgaaatataaaaaatatttcaaattccaTCATAACCGTTGTTTGTTGCTTCACCATGGCAGTGATTTGATCATAGCTATTAAAGATAAGTTCACTTTAccattcttttttctctttttgtcCAACATTTTTTGCCATTCTTAATGCTTTAAACGAACCCTTTTTACCAAGGTTTTTTTCAGCATTATAAGTAGTTTTAGCAAAAGATTATTTACAATGCTAAAATATATTCTACtcttaaaacaaattttaaaaatgatatacATTAAAAGAAAGATAAATTATATATCCAATGTTACAAAACTATATTTCAAAAAAGTTACAAAacgattattaaattatttaaattttttattgaagttactaaattgttaaaaatatTCTTATATAGCTTTCTACCTACAAATTTGCATTCACTTTTTATTTAcaattcaacttctttttcttaTAAAACTACCCTACAAACCAAAATCTAAACAATTTTATTCTAATCTCTAATATTAACTATCAAATTGAATTAAACCTAAAACATATTCTACTTATCGGTAAGTGCTGATCCACCTAACTAATTGgaccttttaaaaataaaaaaatattaacccAATAActtaaaaacttaaataaaacttttaaacaatttaataacaattttgtaatttttaagttAAGTGACCAAATAGTAAACTAGATAATAATTTAATGAACTTAGGTGTAATTCAACCAGAAACAATTGCTTTAAATAAAGATCTGAGCCTCAGACTGAAATGTATGCAGGGAACAGTGTACGAATCTCCAACGTCTCTCATTTGATGCCAAAGACACAAAGACAGGCACCATTGATCTTTGAGCCCCTTTCTCTATCTCCAACCCCCATGACCATGACCCCATCTAATATATATTTTGTCATTTTTGCCTCGAATTTTGGCAGCAAAGTTCATGCAAATTTGAAATCACCCCCACCTGCTTGCCTCAACAAATATTATGATAGAAATTGGTAACATAAACATCCAAGAGATAGCCATGTATTTTTAAGCTCAAAAGAATGACAAATGCTTTCAAGATGAAGATGATATGACCATGGCTTGCTTGGCTCTTCGAACTATTTGCATCCCTCTCGGTTAATACAAGGAATGTGAGATTTTGACCAATCTTTCTCGTGCTACGCTTGCTTTACTGCGTTAAAGCTGAAAGACCAAAAGTTAGACCTCGATGGTACACAGCTAGGGGCAAAGCATTATTGCATCACTACAGCATCAATATGGGGCTATAATTAGGTAAGTGATCTACAAGGTACAATACAAACATTACAAAGGTGCAAAAACGCAAAGGACTGGTTCTCAGCCTCACAAACAGTTTTCTGGAACACCGTCAAGAACTAAAAATGATCAATTTAAGATCTTCTATCCAACCTCTTTTCACTGGATTTTTTCTCTTCTGTTTCTCGCCGTTTCTGCTGTCTGCCATTTAAGAATAAAAATGAAATCAGTACTGATTACTAAGCTCTAAGCACTAGCTCTAAGTTGTTTGTTTCAATAAATTAATCATGCagccgcaaaaaaaaaaaagagattctTATCCAGATTAAAATGCATGAAATCGAGGGGGAAGATCTGAACAATTTTTCATCAAGTTATAGGACTTACGCAAAAGCTGTGTACCCGGTTCCAGCATTAGCAGCTGATAATATAACTGTATGTGCTCCAGCAGCAGATAGAGAATGCTGTGATCCAGCAGGAAGAGGATTCCTTCTATCACCATCCACCTGGAAGTTACATGAAACAATGAGAAACTTAAGGTTCATGATATCACAGATGATGTATTTGTGATAGAGATGCTAAGACAAGTTAGTACCTTATCCCATTTTGATTTCTTGTTTTGTCTACCATCCCGCACAATGTTGTTATCCACTGCAGTCGGACCTGAAGGCAAACCACTCCCAGCCGCAACTGAAAAATCACAATCAATCAATATAAGAATAACATCGCTAGATCTCAAAATACATACACTCATAAGAAGATTTCAtcaggaaaaaaaaattaaaggaaaaacaCCTGCAGTAGGCATGCTAACTTTTGGAGCAGGAAGAACCGCTCCAGGTTGATTTCCACCAGGTACAAATTCGACCTTTTGGTTCTTCTTGCTTTCTTGTTCCTTCCTCTCCCTTTCACATTTCATATCAGCCTCTGCATTTAAGCAAACAAGTTTAAGAAcattaatatgtgtgaaaataTATTGGGATTAATAACAAAAGCTTTGACGAAAACAAATAAGAGAAAGCAACACTCAACACTTAATGCTTAGATGCATCCAATGCCAATTGAGCATAGAGTGCGACTAGGTGCACCTACACCTTAGCACTAGACAACAAAAGCGCCTCAAACCCTTTCAGGAGAGACCCATTTGATCAAGTACATGCGTAGTGCACCTAGGCATGCTTTACTGTAAGGCGATAAACATAAGAAACGACCATCTGATTGAAGATCTCTTTAATTTCTTTCATTAGATATACATTTACTAGTAAGAAAGGGATAGTATCCAACTTTGTACTTCTCTATATTTGAGTATTCAACTTAGACATTGATCATAAGGAAATCATTCATATTTACTAAAAAAATCGCATGTTCTGTAGATAAAAATAAAGTAGATCACACTTCAGAGTTTATTATGCATATAAAAACTTGCACACATACATTTTGTGCTTTACTTCACTCAGGCTAGTGCTTTTTTTTTCCTCCTTGTGCCTGAGAAAATACAAGGGTTCTAGCGCCTAGAGCGTGACTTTTGCCCTTGACAACACTGATTCAATATATAAAAGAGAGAATTATAGAAGTTAATGTTATAACCTATTTCATCATAGAAGTCGCTTTTGTCATATCCATGAGGATCGAACACATCTTTACTGAAGCAAGACCCTATCTGATCAATATCTTGATACCTCACAGCATGCAGCAAAAAGTCAGGGTTCCTATAATCCTTCCTATTCCGAACTTCAGCATTGAAGCTTTTTCCAGCTCTCTTCAAGTTGAGAAATTTATCTATTTTCCTCTGTAGTAACATACAGAAAGAAATGAAGGTCATCAATATATAAAACTGAAGGAAAACGCAATATAACTTGGATCATTCTAGATTATCAACAAGGGATATGCTCATTGgtataaaaatgaaaaaagagcAAGACAACCACTGATACATAAGGATTAGGTATCATGAACTACCAATCTTTCATTCAGCAGCAGAGGGTGGCAAGTCGGCAACAACTGACATTGTAGTTAAAT
The Gossypium arboreum isolate Shixiya-1 chromosome 10, ASM2569848v2, whole genome shotgun sequence genome window above contains:
- the LOC108489195 gene encoding nucleobase-ascorbate transporter 2-like; translated protein: MAEPKPEEITHPPMDQLQGLEYCIDSNPSWGEAIALGFQHYILALGTAVMIPSFLVPLMGGTDDDKVRVVQTLLFVEGINTLLQTLFGTRLPTVIGGSYAFMVPIISIIHDTTLLSIEDNHMRFLYTMRAIQGALIVASSIQIILGYSQMWAICTRFFSPLGMIPVIALVGFGLFDKGFPVVGRCVEIGIPMLILFIAFSQYLKNFHTKQLPILERFALIISITVIWAYAHLLTASGAYKYRPELTQLNCRTDKANLISSAPWIKIPYPLQWGAPTFDAGHAFGMMAAVLVSLIESTGSYKAAARLASATPPPAHILSRGIGWQGIGILLDGLFGTLTGSTVSVENVGLLGSTRVGSRRVIQISAGFMIFFSILGKFGALFESIPFTIFAAVYCVLFGIVASVGLSFMQFTNMNSMRNLFIIGVALFLGLSVPEYYREYTAKALHGPAHTRAVWFNDFLNTIFFSSPTVALIVAVLLDNTLDYKDSARDRGMPWWANFRTFKGDSRSEEFYSLPFNLNRFFPPS